A genomic window from Verrucomicrobiota bacterium includes:
- a CDS encoding type II toxin-antitoxin system VapC family toxin yields MAAKVLDSWALLAFYKDEPCASEVEKLIHHAADKGKPLFLSVVNWAEIYYSLERAGGKAVAERVAEQIAELPIQIVGVGDDLKAARTAAAFKAAHKMSLADAFAAALSKEKKAELVTGDPELKALEGQIKIHWLAR; encoded by the coding sequence ATGGCCGCCAAGGTTCTGGATAGCTGGGCGCTCTTAGCGTTCTATAAAGACGAACCATGCGCTAGCGAGGTTGAGAAGCTCATTCACCATGCGGCGGACAAAGGAAAGCCACTCTTTCTCAGCGTGGTCAACTGGGCCGAGATTTACTACTCGCTTGAGCGTGCCGGAGGCAAAGCCGTTGCCGAGCGAGTAGCAGAGCAGATCGCAGAACTCCCGATACAGATTGTCGGGGTGGGAGACGACCTTAAGGCCGCGCGAACTGCGGCCGCATTCAAAGCGGCGCACAAAATGAGCCTGGCCGACGCCTTCGCAGCTGCACTCTCTAAGGAAAAGAAAGCCGAACTCGTCACAGGCGATCCCGAACTGAAAGCCCTGGAAGGGCAAATCAAGATTCATTGGTTAGCCCGCTAA
- a CDS encoding AbrB/MazE/SpoVT family DNA-binding domain-containing protein → MTTETITFTTKGQVVIPAPIRRMFGIEEGTKGAVTVTENGILIRPITKAYISGLRGSLKHLPLMETLAEDRARERDL, encoded by the coding sequence ATGACTACAGAGACCATCACCTTCACTACCAAGGGGCAGGTCGTGATCCCGGCTCCGATCCGCCGAATGTTTGGTATCGAGGAGGGTACCAAAGGGGCAGTGACCGTGACCGAGAATGGAATCCTGATCCGGCCTATCACCAAGGCTTACATCAGCGGTTTGCGAGGATCGCTGAAGCACCTCCCTCTGATGGAGACACTCGCCGAGGACCGCGCGCGCGAAAGGGATCTCTAA
- a CDS encoding type II toxin-antitoxin system VapC family toxin produces MKEQSVLIAVDTNVLLDQAVEDQDVIDAIEVIKSRLPEARLIVPPTVLEELAVQMGRGTSSERASAEKVLRSLLSWGYEPLNLVPAGKGITEQIALKLRIKGILPHEEQNDAYVIAESALIGCSILLSSDRHLLDAQDNKAFRGVLKDADVDGEGLIIATPRKIASQFFRRR; encoded by the coding sequence ATCCGTGCTCATCGCGGTTGATACGAACGTCCTCCTCGACCAAGCGGTCGAGGATCAGGATGTGATTGATGCCATAGAGGTCATCAAGAGCCGACTGCCTGAGGCTAGATTGATCGTTCCTCCGACTGTGCTTGAGGAACTGGCAGTCCAGATGGGGAGGGGAACGTCTTCCGAACGTGCCTCTGCGGAAAAGGTGCTCCGATCCCTTCTTTCTTGGGGTTATGAGCCCCTGAATCTTGTTCCAGCGGGGAAAGGCATCACGGAGCAAATTGCCCTAAAACTTCGGATCAAGGGAATATTGCCTCATGAGGAACAGAACGATGCTTACGTGATAGCGGAATCTGCACTGATCGGTTGCTCCATCCTCCTCAGTAGTGATCGTCATCTTCTGGATGCCCAAGATAACAAGGCTTTCCGTGGAGTCTTGAAAGATGCCGATGTGGACGGAGAAGGTTTGATTATCGCAACTCCGCGTAAGATTGCCTCGCAATTTTTCAGGCGCAGGTAA